The sequence below is a genomic window from Cetobacterium sp. ZOR0034.
GTTCTCTTTATAATATTCCTAATTCAATTATAAACTTTTATAGTCCAAAAATCAATTCATTATTTTTAATATTTTACTCCAAACTTTTTTTCATCTTCAATTATTTGTTTCTGCCTTATTTGAAGACATTTTTCAAAAATTTTATGATAAAGTAATTCTTCTTCTTCGGTTTTTGAGTATTTTTCTATAAACTTCTCTACTTCATTCAAATCCATATTTGAAAAGTATTCAAATAAATTATCTTTTTCTAAATCTAAAACAGTTTTCATAAATCATTAAAATATTTTGGAAGTTCATCCATAATAGGCTTTAATACTCTGTCATTAAAATTTGATGTTGTATACTTACTTGGAACACCTAATATTTCTCTTAATACTTGGACCTCGTATTTCACGTTTTTTTTGCTCTCCCATTGTTTTAACAATTTAAACATATTTTTTGAATAAACGCTTTTTAAACTCACAAAATCTACTAAATCAAATTTTGTAAATGTTCCTATAAGTTTATTCAAAATATATTCAAAATCTTCACTAGCTTTTATTATAATTATTTGTTCATCTTTTTTTATAATATATCTACTAAATAAAACAAAACGTCTTATTTCTTTTTCATCCTCATATTTTAAATTTAATTCTAACATTTTTTTATATACTCGATCTAAATCAGAATAAAATCTTTCAATACTTCGGTTTGAATATTGAGATAATTTTCTAAGATCTGAAAAAGAAAAAACGATTTCATTAGTTCCTTTATCTTTCATTTTTTGACAAATTGAAAAAAATAAATCTAATTCTTTTTCTTTGAATCCAGCAAAACTAACTTTATTCATATCATTGTGATATTTGATAATTTCTTTCCCCATTTTCCCTCCAAAAATAAAATGTTACAAAATGTAGTAAGATTCTCTGAAAAGCCTTTATAAATAAGATATACCACATTATTTATCGCAAGTCAATTTTTTGTAGTAAGTTGTGTTACAAAATGTAGTAAGTAATGTTACAGGTTGTAGTAAG
It includes:
- a CDS encoding replication initiation protein, with product MGKEIIKYHNDMNKVSFAGFKEKELDLFFSICQKMKDKGTNEIVFSFSDLRKLSQYSNRSIERFYSDLDRVYKKMLELNLKYEDEKEIRRFVLFSRYIIKKDEQIIIIKASEDFEYILNKLIGTFTKFDLVDFVSLKSVYSKNMFKLLKQWESKKNVKYEVQVLREILGVPSKYTTSNFNDRVLKPIMDELPKYFNDL